Proteins encoded together in one Nostoc sp. PCC 7524 window:
- a CDS encoding PAS domain S-box protein translates to MFSPATVLTLADLAKAIVPHPLTIAPDACVVDAIALMSAGSSTCNFICEIDPASHLQLSQTRRSCVLVIENDRPVGIVTERDLVRLSAAGLNLAEVAIADIMSSPVITLKAANFTDIFVPLSLFQHHPIRHLPLVDEQDRVVGLLTHDSLRQLLTTFDLLHLITTADVMTQVVVHAPPTATLAELTQLISTHRVSSVVIVNHTATHLIPVGIVTERHIVQLLSLELDFVTVIAETIMSMPVVSVNADISLWVVQQLMQERQINQVVITNNEGNLLGIVTQTSLLSVLNPMAIYGLVERLVQERTSRIHKQVAREKLLTQIATQIRASLNLSEVLDAAVTAVRGFLQCDRLLVYQFQSDWSGIVVAESVGEGCRASLHDMIDDPCFRYQAAVLYRDGKMIAIDNIYTYGYPECYLSLLEEYQVKAKLVVSILVSGQLWGLLIGHQCAEYRCWQEADLTLLDEIAVQLAIAIQQATAYQQVQTELAERQRTEAALRASEERFRKIIETTLEGVWIIDTQTCTSYVNPRMSEMLGYTIDEMLGKTLFDFMDTEAQVQAHIYLERRRQGIQEQHDFRFKTKTGRDVWTLISTNPLYDDAGNYIGSLAMLTDISDRKVTESMLRQYERVVSATTDGIALLDCNYVYRLVNDVYLDRYEKSQEEIVGHSVEELLGKTVFETLVQPCLERCLTGEIQQHEAWLEYQNGARRFVRVTYSPYIEQDGKITGVVVSTHDLTAIKQAEEALEQLNQDLERRVQERTAALQASEERWQLALKGANDAIWDWDLKNHKIFFSSRWKQMRGFTDDEIGDSPDECLSRIYPDDYDRVMAAVDDHFGGRTEFFEVEYRTQRKDGSYMWVLDRAQALRDESGQVIRMSGSETDITQRKLAEAALRESERRYATLAAAAPVAIFRFDQPLNCVYVNDRWSEMTGRPKESALGKGWIASLHPDERDELLAQWSGELIQASPGDITLNHTEGRHLRPDGSINWYYVQVAQEIDAAGKVIGYIGTLTDITDRKRLEQEQNRLIAILEASTDYILIADLEGNVIWSNSSLKRMRGQDGNVASNQKKPIDYHPQWAVELLEQQAVPSAIANGSWLGENVLLDAQGEEIPVSQLLLAHKSPQGKVEFFSTIMRDMRVHKEYEQRLERTNAELLRATRLKDEFLANMSHELRTPLNAILGMSESLLEEVLGELNDRQQQAIATIERSGEHLLGLINDILEISKIEAGKLELDISTVAISQLCKSSLTFVRQQALKKQIQLHMSLPPHLGEIAVDERRIRQVLINLLTNAIKFTPIGGRVTLEAHYEPMELNLAERVPIIRSHGLLNLVPTPDNCPPGCGYYLCISVIDTGIGIAPADQAKLFQPFVQVDSSLNRKYEGTGLGLALVKRIIELHGGDVSLRSELNQGSCFTVRLPYTCQVADRPTLSLPLSSHSVAIAPPEVVAAPSSVHPPLILLAEDNEANVSTISSYLEAKGYRILVANNGEEAINLTQTHRPDLILMDIQMPGVNGLQAIEKIRQNHQLASIPIIALTALAMTGDREKCLASGATDYLAKPVQLKQLAATIQQLLLTNNTIQD, encoded by the coding sequence ATGTTTAGCCCTGCAACCGTGTTGACATTAGCTGATCTGGCAAAGGCGATCGTCCCTCACCCTCTGACGATCGCTCCAGATGCTTGTGTGGTGGATGCCATTGCTCTGATGAGTGCTGGCAGTAGCACTTGCAATTTTATCTGTGAGATAGATCCTGCATCTCACCTACAGCTATCCCAAACGCGACGTAGTTGTGTATTGGTAATAGAAAATGATCGCCCAGTAGGGATTGTCACAGAGCGGGATCTGGTGCGTCTGAGTGCTGCCGGGTTAAATTTGGCAGAGGTGGCGATCGCAGATATCATGTCTTCCCCGGTAATTACCCTCAAGGCAGCAAACTTCACCGATATCTTTGTTCCCCTAAGTCTATTTCAGCACCATCCCATCCGTCATTTACCCTTGGTGGATGAACAGGACAGAGTGGTAGGATTGCTCACCCATGACAGCCTCCGGCAACTGTTGACCACGTTCGATCTGTTACATTTAATCACCACTGCCGATGTCATGACTCAGGTTGTGGTTCATGCTCCACCAACTGCGACGCTAGCCGAACTCACTCAGTTAATTTCCACCCATCGTGTCAGTTCGGTGGTCATTGTGAATCATACTGCTACCCACCTTATCCCTGTTGGTATTGTTACTGAACGGCATATTGTGCAGTTGTTATCTTTGGAACTAGATTTCGTCACCGTCATAGCGGAGACAATCATGAGTATGCCCGTGGTGTCTGTGAATGCAGACATCTCTTTGTGGGTGGTTCAACAGTTAATGCAAGAGCGGCAAATCAATCAGGTGGTAATTACCAACAATGAGGGTAATTTGCTGGGCATTGTCACCCAAACATCGTTATTGAGTGTACTCAACCCGATGGCAATCTACGGATTGGTAGAGCGATTGGTGCAGGAACGCACCAGCCGGATACACAAGCAGGTAGCACGGGAAAAATTACTGACTCAAATTGCCACCCAGATTCGCGCTTCCCTGAATCTGTCAGAAGTCTTAGATGCTGCTGTGACCGCAGTGAGAGGGTTTTTACAGTGCGATCGCCTGTTGGTCTATCAGTTCCAGTCGGATTGGAGTGGTATCGTAGTTGCAGAGTCCGTGGGTGAGGGATGCAGAGCATCGTTACACGATATGATTGACGATCCCTGTTTTCGTTACCAAGCGGCTGTGCTGTATCGGGACGGGAAAATGATCGCCATCGATAATATCTATACCTATGGCTATCCTGAGTGTTACCTAAGCCTGTTAGAGGAATATCAGGTAAAAGCTAAATTAGTAGTATCTATTTTAGTCTCTGGTCAACTGTGGGGTTTGTTGATTGGTCATCAGTGTGCCGAGTATCGTTGTTGGCAAGAGGCGGATCTGACTTTGCTGGATGAAATTGCTGTACAACTAGCGATCGCTATTCAGCAAGCTACTGCTTACCAACAGGTGCAAACCGAACTAGCAGAACGCCAACGCACCGAAGCAGCTCTGAGAGCCAGTGAGGAACGCTTTCGTAAGATTATTGAGACGACTCTGGAAGGGGTTTGGATCATTGATACCCAAACCTGCACTAGCTACGTTAACCCACGTATGTCCGAAATGCTGGGCTACACCATAGACGAGATGCTAGGCAAAACGCTGTTTGACTTCATGGATACAGAAGCGCAAGTACAAGCCCATATTTATTTGGAACGTCGCCGTCAGGGGATTCAGGAACAGCATGACTTCCGCTTCAAAACTAAAACGGGACGGGATGTATGGACGTTGATTTCCACAAATCCTTTGTATGACGATGCCGGTAACTATATCGGCTCATTAGCAATGCTCACGGATATCAGCGATCGCAAAGTCACTGAGTCCATGCTCCGTCAGTATGAGCGGGTGGTATCTGCTACTACCGATGGCATTGCCCTGCTGGATTGCAACTATGTTTATCGGCTAGTTAATGATGTCTACCTGGATAGATATGAAAAATCACAAGAGGAGATTGTTGGTCACTCCGTTGAGGAACTCTTGGGTAAAACCGTCTTCGAGACTTTAGTACAGCCATGCTTGGAACGGTGTTTAACTGGGGAAATTCAGCAACATGAAGCTTGGTTGGAATATCAAAATGGCGCTCGGCGGTTTGTCAGAGTTACCTATTCTCCCTACATTGAACAAGATGGTAAGATTACCGGGGTTGTTGTCAGCACCCACGACCTCACCGCGATTAAGCAGGCTGAAGAAGCTCTGGAGCAATTAAACCAGGACTTAGAACGCCGGGTTCAGGAACGCACTGCTGCCCTGCAAGCCAGTGAAGAACGCTGGCAGTTAGCCTTGAAGGGAGCAAATGATGCCATTTGGGACTGGGATCTCAAAAACCACAAAATTTTCTTTTCTAGTCGCTGGAAGCAAATGCGCGGCTTCACCGACGATGAAATTGGTGATTCACCGGATGAGTGCTTAAGCCGCATATACCCTGATGACTATGATCGCGTTATGGCTGCCGTTGACGACCACTTTGGTGGTAGAACGGAGTTTTTTGAAGTTGAGTATCGCACTCAACGTAAAGATGGTAGTTATATGTGGGTGTTGGATCGCGCCCAGGCATTGCGCGATGAATCTGGGCAGGTAATTCGCATGAGCGGTTCTGAAACCGACATCACCCAGCGCAAGTTGGCTGAGGCTGCCCTGCGAGAAAGTGAACGCCGTTATGCCACCTTAGCCGCCGCCGCTCCAGTCGCCATTTTCCGCTTTGATCAACCTTTAAACTGTGTCTATGTCAATGATCGCTGGAGCGAAATGACAGGCAGACCGAAAGAATCTGCTTTGGGCAAGGGATGGATCGCATCTCTACATCCAGATGAGCGTGATGAGCTGCTCGCCCAATGGTCTGGAGAATTGATTCAAGCATCTCCAGGAGACATCACTCTCAACCATACTGAAGGTAGGCATCTACGCCCAGACGGCAGCATTAATTGGTACTATGTGCAGGTGGCGCAGGAAATTGATGCGGCTGGTAAAGTGATTGGCTATATTGGTACCTTAACAGATATCACCGATCGCAAACGCCTGGAACAAGAACAAAATCGCTTGATTGCCATCCTAGAAGCCTCGACCGACTACATCCTGATTGCAGACTTAGAGGGTAATGTCATCTGGAGTAATTCATCACTTAAACGGATGCGGGGGCAAGATGGTAATGTAGCATCCAACCAGAAAAAACCCATTGATTATCATCCGCAATGGGCTGTAGAATTGCTGGAGCAGCAGGCTGTACCAAGTGCGATCGCCAATGGCAGCTGGCTGGGAGAAAACGTCTTGCTAGACGCTCAAGGAGAAGAAATTCCCGTCTCCCAATTGCTGCTGGCGCATAAATCACCCCAAGGAAAAGTAGAATTTTTCTCAACCATCATGCGAGATATGCGGGTTCACAAAGAATATGAACAGCGCCTAGAGCGAACTAATGCTGAACTGCTCCGCGCTACCCGCCTGAAAGATGAGTTCCTCGCTAATATGAGCCATGAACTACGTACTCCCCTCAATGCGATTCTGGGAATGTCTGAGAGCTTACTGGAGGAGGTATTGGGTGAACTGAACGACCGACAACAACAAGCGATCGCCACCATTGAACGTAGTGGTGAGCATCTCCTGGGCTTGATTAACGACATTCTAGAAATCTCCAAAATTGAAGCAGGTAAACTGGAACTGGATATTTCTACCGTTGCTATTTCTCAATTGTGCAAATCTAGCTTGACTTTTGTCAGGCAACAGGCACTGAAAAAACAGATTCAACTGCATATGTCCTTACCGCCACACCTGGGAGAAATCGCTGTGGATGAGCGCCGCATCCGGCAAGTATTAATCAATCTCTTGACCAATGCCATTAAGTTTACCCCTATCGGTGGTAGGGTCACGCTAGAGGCACACTATGAACCAATGGAACTTAACCTAGCAGAGCGCGTGCCGATCATTCGTTCACATGGGCTATTGAATCTCGTCCCCACACCAGATAACTGTCCTCCTGGCTGCGGTTACTACCTCTGTATTTCCGTCATAGATACAGGCATCGGTATTGCTCCCGCCGATCAAGCCAAACTATTTCAACCCTTTGTCCAGGTTGACAGCAGCCTCAACCGTAAATACGAAGGTACAGGGCTGGGGTTAGCACTGGTAAAACGCATCATTGAACTACATGGGGGAGATGTCAGCCTTCGTAGTGAACTTAATCAGGGTAGCTGCTTTACTGTGCGCTTACCTTACACTTGTCAAGTTGCAGATAGGCCAACTCTCAGCTTACCCTTATCTTCCCACTCAGTAGCGATCGCCCCACCGGAAGTAGTCGCCGCCCCCAGTAGTGTCCATCCACCCCTCATCCTCTTAGCAGAAGATAACGAAGCCAATGTCAGCACCATCTCTAGCTACCTGGAGGCTAAAGGCTATCGTATCTTGGTAGCGAACAATGGAGAGGAGGCAATTAATCTTACCCAAACCCATCGTCCCGACTTGATTTTAATGGATATCCAGATGCCAGGAGTCAACGGACTGCAAGCCATTGAGAAAATTCGTCAAAATCACCAACTAGCCTCAATACCCATTATTGCCCTGACAGCATTAGCCATGACAGGCGATCGGGAAAAATGTCTGGCCTCTGGAGCAACTGACTATCTGGCTAAACCCGTTCAACTCAAACAACTGGCAGCGACAATTCAGCAACTTTTACTCACAAACAATACCATTCAAGATTGA